A window of Suncus etruscus isolate mSunEtr1 chromosome 4, mSunEtr1.pri.cur, whole genome shotgun sequence contains these coding sequences:
- the TMEM82 gene encoding transmembrane protein 82, with translation MFSLPSLSSWLPSFPALEWGSDLLDSLLQGFIGACGISVLNNLLKIYFFLVCVNTPKRRLEKERLRAQWASLEMVHLAGLALILTLVGTRVASLVVLEFSLRAISMVLSLDKGSLGSEKLQLYLLSQYSLGCGLTCGLSYLQEGAPHRTLNLLLSLGLAALLHMGARRCRLHVCHLYELHTSQNYCGLCLGLLASAHNLPRLLGRALTVAFIVGDLAAVTLINQDFLTTSEAVRFWTPLTICYTLLVIYMQEEERRNPGMQGQVQTVLVRMGGLSVLLLTVGRWLDLLGLFFSLLGEIWCLVGIRTLLDLCEVQVGNLTLT, from the exons ATGTTCTCCctgccctccctctcttcctggcTGCCCAGCTTCCCCGCCCTGGAGTGGGGCTCTGACCTCCTGGACTCCCTTCTACAAG GCTTTATCGGGGCCTGTGGCATCTCTGTTCTCAACAACCTCCTGAAGATCTACTTCTTCCTGGTCTGCGTCAA CACCCCGAAAAGACGGCTGGAAAAGGAGCGACTGCGAGCCCAATGGGCCTCCCTGGAGATGGTGCACCTGGCAGGCCTGGCCCTCATCCTCACCCTCGTGGGCACGCGGGTGGCctccctggtggtgctggagttCTCTCTTCGGGCCATCTCCATGGTGCTGTCCCTGGACAAG GGCTCCCTGGGCTCCGAGAAGCTGCAGTTGTATCTCCTGAGCCAGTACTCGCTGGGCTGTGGGCTGACTTGCGGCTTGAGCTACCTGCAGGAAGGGGCCCCGCACCGCACCTTGAACCTGCTGCTGAGCCTCGGACTGGCTGCACTGCTGCACATGGGTGCTCGGCGCTGCCGCCTCCATGTCTGTCACCTCTATGAGCTTCACACCAGCCAGAACTACTGTGGGCTCTGCCTGGGCCTGCTGGCTAGCGCGCACAACCTTCCCAGACTGCTGGGCCGTGCCCTGACAGTGGCTTTCATAGTGGGGGACCTGGCGGCTGTGACCCTCATCAATCAGGATTTTCTAACCACCTCGGAGGCTGTGCGCTTCTGGACACCACTCACCATCTGCTACACGCTGctggtcatctacatgcaag AGGAGGAACGCCGGAACCCTGGCATGCAGGGCCAGGTACAAACGGTGCTGGTGCGCATGGGAGGACTCTCAGTGCTGCTGCTGACCGTGGGTCGATGGCTGGACCTGCTGGGCCTCTTCTTCTCCCTGCTCGGCGAGATTTGGTGTCTGGTGGGCATCCGCACCCTTCTTGACCTCTGCGAGGTCCAGGTGGGCAACCTTACCCTGACTTAG